AGGGTGTGAATGAGAATGTTTGGTAAGTAGTCTCTTAGGCCCTTGGGCTATGGATGTTCTATAGGAAGTTAGGCATATGGGTACCAAAATTGGTCCTTTATACGAAGAAATGCTGTAAAGATGATCCTGAGGGATAAATGTGTGAGTGTCCCCTGTAGAGGAAATACCCAGGGGTGCAATACACTTGACAAAATCAAGTCGCAGGACTGGTAACAAATCGAGAGCTCAAATGTCTCAGTGTAGTCCTTTCTTAGAGGGAGAAGAGCACCTTTCTTTTCAAAGGCTACAGCGTACTCCAGTGCAGAGGACAAACTTTCATGACAATAAAACATGGGACTTCTCATGGAATGAAAGACGTCACAGGGCATGCATTTCAGCTCCTGTCAGAAGGCAAAGCAGGGCTGTAATACTTTGAATGTTATTATTCGGTTGCAGAGTTCCACCCAGCCCCCTCTGATGTGATGCCCAAGGCATCCGTGCCTCTTTTGGGGGGACTGTGTGACAAAGTATTCCAGCTGCAACCTTGTTCTTAGAAAGAaagggtgtgcgtgtgtgtgtgtacgaatgtgtgtgtgtgtgtgttcatgcgaGCACAAATACGTGCAAGCCACAGTgcactgtggaggtcagaggtcaacttaaGGTGTTTCTCTCTGCTTGCCCTGAGAGTGTTACTGTTCGCTGCaacttgcccaggctggcctcggagtCTCTGGGGATTCTCCTGGTTTTTCCCCTCCCACTAGGAGCCCTGGGGTTTCAGAAGGCTGCTACGGAGCTCAGGTTTATGTGCGTTCTAGGCCTTCCCACTTGGCATGGCAAGTGCTTTCTTTACCCAtcgagccacctctctagccttcTTTTGATAATTATCAATATTTTAGGCTTTCTTCCAACAGACTAGAAAGGTCAAGAGAGTCACCTTCTAGAAACTTCTTTGTAGTTGCTAGGACAGGAGGTAATGACCTTCACAGGACTGATAAATACTCAAAATGGAGGCTGAGCCAGGCTATTAAATTGTAATGCTCATGGTGACATTAGTGCTCCCTGTTATTGTTAGCCAACACGATAGATTACAGATGTAATTAAATTTCTCCACTGCCCTATGAGCGCCTGCTAGGAGCCTTTTTAATAAGATACAAGCAAACCCTCCAAGTTCATAAGCTAGAAAGTTTGTGGATTTTCACAGCTTGCATATTTCTGTGACGACCTTCTCCGTGGTCCCGTGTCAGCCTACCTCCGGTCTGTGGGATACAGTTCCACCGTGACGACATCGAGAGAATTCCACGCTGAGATGGTCAGCCCATTATACAAGCACAGCATGCCTATCATCATGGATTCGCTGGTGCCAAACCACAGGAAGAAGCAACTGATCCCGGAGAGCACCATGGAGCCTCCTGCCAACAGAGGACAACAGTTGGAGTGTTTCCTGTCATCTCGGATGATGGAGGACCTCTGGGCCTCCAAGTTCTTTCAGGAAGATAGTTCCACGGGGAAGCCGCAGACTGGGCTCCATAGAACAATGTCCAAGTGCATCCATCTGTTTGAAAGGCAGTCTACATGCCCCATGAATACAGCTAGTACAAATGCACAGGACCCCTTACTCATCTACTTAACCGGGAGAATATACATTAGTTATATGTAACTAGTTTTTCAGTCTGTAACTCACGGAGATTGCTTGTATGAATTTTAATTAGATACAATTTCCACTCCAGTTCAGTCCTAACTAAAGGCCTAAGGGATTTCTTATAAACATGCATTTTTTTAAGGGACAGGGACAAGGTACGAGACTTATTCTCTCTAGATCACAGGGGCAGCTCTTCTCCTTTTCATGAAGAGGGGCACATACCTAGCATCGTTAAACGCCCGATCCTGTCCATCAGGAGAGCAGACACGATATTTCCTGGCAACACTGCCAATGTCCCAAGAAAGTTGACAAAGTAAATCCAGTAGGCACTATAGTCGTCATCAAAAGTAATCTGGCACCCCGTCTTATTGTGAAGAAATGAGCAGTTCTGAAATTCACTGTCTATGAATTTATAGGGCTCAAAATCTgtagaaagaacaacaaaaatatccaTTAAGCTCTTGTCAGGTGTAAGTAACAGATGTGGAAGGTAACAGAAAGCCACTCAGACGCATCAGCCAAAATCATGGCACTGCTAGTTCCTTGAGGACCCCATAGCTGGAGCTTGTTTGACTTGCTAGAACATGAGAgctggggtgtgtatgtgtgggtgtcaCCTTACCAAGCAGCAGCATGGAGGGTTTCCCTTGTTTGGATAAGGGAATAAATAAAAGTGTCATTTTTTAGGGGCTCTGAAGCACACAGAGGGAACAAGTCACTCTTCAAGTCCTTGAAGCTGCATTTATAGTTTAAGGTCTGTGTAGATAAATGCACAGgagaatgaagacaaagctgAAGGCCACCAGCATTCTTTCTATGCATTTTGCTGTTGTAGCCCATCATATTCCTGGCTGGTCAGAGTCACCCCCTGCTCCCTCGATAGAGTTGGTCTTCTGGAGTCAAGTGGATTAGAAGACAATGCTGGCCTCATTCTCATTGGAGTGGGGGCAGAGCTGGCTCTTGACTGAGCATTAGAAAGGCAGGGCTGCCAACAGGGCAGATAGCACCTTCCCGAACTGCCAGGATGTGATTCTAGATAACTGTGAGAACAGGAAAGCATGGACACTAGTCACATGTGCCAGAGCCTTGAGGTTGGCTGCACATCACCACTATTGTGACCAAATCACTTAACTTTTCTAATCCcaacagtcaggaggcagaggcaggtggatctctgtgagtttgaggccagcctggtctatagagtgagttctaagacagtcaggaatatacagagaaaccctgtcttgagaaaccaaagccaaaaccaaaattaaaaaaaaaaagccaaaaccaaaccaaaccaaaactattCCCCAAAAGaatctatccatctattcatctatccatctattcatcatctacccactctatctatctatctatctatctatctatctatctatctatctatctatctatctatctatctatctttgaacATGGGTGAGCTTCTATATTAAACTCAAGAAGGCAAAACAATACCAATTTGCTTTCAAATCAACCAATACAGGGAAATCGTTCCTTCACACTGTATTCTTCCCCCTTGCCAAGCAAGCCTTTTGGCTCACTGTCACATGAGTATGACATTTCTGCCCAGACAAAGCCCTTTGAAGGGCTCCCTGCTGCCATTGAAGTGGTGTAAGCAGTATTGAGAACCTACCTGTGTTATCAAAAAGGGTATCAATAAACGTGCAGTTCTTGAAGTAGGTGTTGACTGAGGTCACGTCGTCAAAGGTGCAGGACTTAAACACTGAATCTTTGAAGGTTACCGATTTGAACTTGACTCCGAGGAATCTGTAcagcgcacacagacacacaccaatgAATTGATGCCATTGAGTTTCATCTACTTGAGTTCAAAGCTAAGTCTAATGGATTTAGAGATGCAGCACCCTGCTATAACCATCTTTAAGTTATAAAGGGCATCCTGGGTTCGTTGGGTTTCTAGGGTTTTCTAGGATTTCCCCCTTTGGCCTTGGATATATTGGTTTGTCTGGCTGCACTGCTGTTCAGTGTTATTTCTTGTCAGGAGAAACAATGACAGACACACGAGTTATTTCTTTGCAGTGGTGGCAAAGGGTCTTGAGAGCTAAGCATTCATTCCCTGTGGCTCTGAGCTGTTTCGTTATCATTCCTACCCTTTAGCCTCTTCACAGATCCTTCACAGATCAGGAAAGTCTTGACTGAGGCTTATGAATCTATCTAACCTGAAGATGTGCTAGCATCTGAACTTTATATTCTTACCCATATTTACATGTTACAGTGGTGGAGATTAGACCCAGGGACTTGCAATGTTAGACAAGTGCTCTGCGACTGGGCTTCATGACTAGCCCTCTGAGTTTTTCATAAACGACTGGGCTCTAAGTTTAGAAGCTTAGATGGCAGGGCATGGGTGTTCTGATTCTTCCTGGGAGGGGTGACTGACAGGGAGGAGAAAAGGTCACTAGTTTCCTTCTCACAGTCAAAAGATATTGCTTGAGGCAAACTGAAACatgacccctccccccaccattgACTTTGGAGATACACAGAATGATGAAATGGGTTCAAATACATATTTAAGGTACTGCAATAGGGTTCTGGGTTGTGAAGAGGATAATGGCCTTATTGAGTCTCATGTTTCAAAGGAGCCCGGCAGTCATTGATAGAGACTCACTGAAGCCCCAGGAAAGTGCACACCACTGAGTCTTGCTTCTTTAGGCTTCTTTGGCAAACCTCTCTCAGAACATTCTGCAGACAGACAAAGAGGGACTGCCTACATGATCTGTGCAGTCTGCCTGGAAGGTATTCCAGGTCAGGGTACAGAGTCTCCACTGGGGAAAATGCTCAGGGAAGCTCTCAAATCAGCAGCAGTATTTCACATTTCTCTGAAAGACAACCCACCCAACCCTTTTCCTATCATCTCAAATGCGTAACAAACGCAAAAAAGATGTTTGCAAGGTTTCCCTTTGCTTGGAGTCctaataccaaccaaccaaccaaccaaccaaccaaccaaccaaccaaccaaccaaccaaccagtctctcttctctcccccttctctgtgtGCAGGTTTGTATATGGGAGAGAGTATGGCTATGGCATACATGTAAAGGACAGAGGAAAGCCTTTAGTGTTGTTCTAACTTTTCCACCTTGTTTAGAATAAGGTCTCCTTGTTTTTTTTCACTGCACATAGCCTAGGCTAGCGCATGGCCCAGGCTagcacatagcccaggctagtacATGGCCCAGGCTAGCACATAAGCCAGGCTAGCACATGGCCCAGGCTagcacatagcccaggctagcacaTGGCCCAGGCTAGCTGGCTGTGAGTCTTCTGTCTTCACTCCTATCTCCCcataggaatgctgggattacacacatgTGTAACCAGGTCTAGCTTCTGTGTGGATTCATCAGGCTTTCATAGCAAGTATTtcacccactgagtcatttctccagcctgggTTTCATCTTTTCAGGTCTTTTCAGATTTTGGCTGTGGAGGCTCAGATTGGCCTTAACCTCGAAGTCTTTCTgcctctgggattacaagtatgtgccaccatgtctagctCAAGGATTTTAAGGTAAAATtgttaaaattattaattatcaTATATTATTAATACATTGGACATTAATAAATTGGGCATCCAGTTTAGAATGTTAAGTATTACTAAAATGATGGCTGTTTCAGACCCAAAACAATACTTAACATTTTTCtcctttgctgttgttttttgttgttctgaaCCACGTTCACATTGTGTGGTACGCACTATGTATGGTGCTGGCCTCAAGTTCGCCATCTCCTGACTCCCCATCCCAAGTGCTTGTACTACAGGCATGCACTGCTACATCTACTGCACCTTAGAAACTGCTGATGGAAAaacattacttaaaaaaaaaacaaatattcattTCACAGTCACAGAATTTGATGCTCA
Above is a window of Mus musculus strain C57BL/6J chromosome 13, GRCm38.p6 C57BL/6J DNA encoding:
- the Sv2c gene encoding synaptic vesicle glycoprotein 2C isoform X1 yields the protein MLAVAICTYVTDTRKDHWIPRIWTYRYYGLSVWFPDVIKHLQSDEYALLTRNVQKDKYANFSINFTMENQIHTGMEYENGRFLGVKFKSVTFKDSVFKSCTFDDVTSVNTYFKNCTFIDTLFDNTDFEPYKFIDSEFQNCSFLHNKTGCQITFDDDYSAYWIYFVNFLGTLAVLPGNIVSALLMDRIGRLTMLGGSMVLSGISCFFLWFGTSESMMIGMLCLYNGLTISAWNSLDVVTVELYPTDRRATGFGFLNALCKAAAVLGNLIFGSLVSITKAIPILLASTVLVCGGLVGLRLPDTRTQVLM